One genomic segment of Culturomica massiliensis includes these proteins:
- a CDS encoding DUF3408 domain-containing protein, with protein sequence MNTQKQQRSMKRTNKNRQAEYLQTGKSERTAVRAAKCVTDYGQENTDVDFRKDKGRDKPLSTFLQASEIKTRQCIYISREIHEKVAIVTSRMGNGLSIGKFVDNILRDHFRQYGQQYMEQIENAQKVRL encoded by the coding sequence ATAAACACTCAAAAACAACAAAGAAGTATGAAAAGAACAAATAAGAACCGTCAGGCTGAGTATCTGCAAACAGGAAAGAGTGAAAGAACCGCTGTCCGTGCAGCAAAGTGTGTAACCGACTACGGACAGGAAAATACCGACGTTGACTTCCGCAAGGATAAAGGCAGAGACAAACCGCTCTCGACTTTCCTGCAAGCATCGGAAATCAAAACGCGGCAATGTATATACATCAGCCGAGAAATTCATGAGAAAGTCGCTATCGTTACCAGTCGGATGGGAAACGGTTTGAGCATCGGCAAGTTTGTGGATAACATCCTCCGCGACCATTTCCGACAATACGGGCAGCAGTACATGGAACAGATTGAAAACGCCCAAAAAGTAAGATTATGA